The Candidatus Binataceae bacterium sequence TATCGCTCGCCCGCAAGGAGCGAACCAGCTCGAACACAGGCCGATGTTTCACTGAGCGCGGCGACCACCTTCACGCCTATAACTTTCGTAGCGCACCACGAGGCTTTATTCGCACTGAACGGCGCGAGTTCGATCCCGTCGCCATTCCATATTTTTCCTCTTCTCATCAATCGCTTAATGCGATGCGAAGGACAGGGAATGATCGAGCCCGGTAGTGTCGTTACATGGACCAGCCACATCGAATAGAAATCGGTGGACCCAATTATTGCGATAACGCTTGGATGACCTTAAGGACAAAATCCCGCCCGGGGTTAGAGCCTTATTTGTGCCGCCGCTTGGCACTCAGCGCCAGCGATCTTTAATCGTGTGGCGAATTACCGGCGTCAATACCTGCTCTTCGGCGGATGAGCCGGATCATGGCGGCGGGGTGAGCCGTCCGAAACGAAACTTCATCATCTGTTCTCCTCGCTCACGCAAGCCCGCGTTGCGCATGGCAGGCGGCATGCGCAAGGCTTCCCCTGTAGCGATACTTTGCTGCTGAACCCAACCGACCCGCGATTTTCGCCGAAGAACGTAATTCTTCAGTGCGTCTTGCACCGTATCCGCCGAGCGCAGCTCTTCAGCAAGCACGTATGCGTCTTCCATAGCCATACAACCGCCCTGGCCCATCAGCGGCGAGCTGGCGTGAGCAGCGTCGCCGATCAACACCGTGCGACCGCTATACCACTCGCCAACGTCGATCCATTCCATGGCCGAGCAGATGATCTGATGGTCGTGTTCAAGAGACGCCAGATAGTCCTCCACAATTCTGCCAAATCCTGCGAAGCGGTCCCGGAGCCGTTCAAGCCGCCCCTCCACGGGATCGTGGAAACGAGGTTGCATAACGTATCCGAAGCCGTATGTGCGTCCCTCGCCTACGGGACACAGTCCGAAGAAGCATTCATCGCCGAGAACGAAGCGCAAAGCAGACAAACCTAGCGGCCGGATCGGCGCGATGCTGCGCCAATTCATTGCACCAAGATCGGCAGGCGAAGCGTTGCTTATCGCGAGTGTGCGCACAGTGGATGAGATTCCATCGGCCCCGACCACTAGATCATATTCACCGGTCGAGCCGTCGCTGAATCCTACAGATACGCAGTGACTGTCTTGGGACAAGGATGTCAGCGAGATTCCGAGCCGATGAGGCACGACGGCGGCGCGCGCCACCAGGGCTTGATGAAGTTTGCTCCGTTCGATCCCGATGAAGGGCGCCACATGGCCCCACAATACTTGCAGGTCGGTTTCGCAGAGCAGTTCTCCATGCTGGTCGCAAAAGCCCCAGCCGCGGATCACCGTACCCGCTTGCTCAACGGCCGCGCCCGTGCCGAGAACGTTGAGTATGCGCATCCCGTTCGGCTGCACTGCGATTCCTGCCCCAACGGCGGGCCAGGTCTTATCTCGCTCGACGACTTCCGTCGTAAAGCCTTTCCGATGGAAAGCGGTGGCCGCTGTGAGCCCAGCAATTCCGCCGCCGACGATCAGAATCCGTTCGATGCGAGCCATGTTCGCTTCCCCACCTAAGCGATGCCAAAGCCGGGATCTTTGCCCAAGAGAAATGCGCCGGCGCGGGTCAGCCATCCATCGGCCAAGCCGATATGCTGCGTCAGCGTATGGATATCGCGCAGATGGCGCTGGAGCGGCGATGAATCGTAGAGCGCGGTTCCGCCGCCGTGTTTGTAGCAAACATCAACGACCGTCGCCGCGCTCGCGGCTACCCACGCGCCGGTCGCCGAGCATCGAACCTGCTCCGCCAGAGTTGGCATGCGACCGGCGCTGGCCTCGGCCCAGAAAGCTTCGGCTTCGCTTCTTAACAGGGCGCGGGCCGCTCTCAGCGCAATCTCTGCGCGCGCCAGAGAGTGCTGAAATACCGGGGTGTCGGCCAATGCTGTGGCTGCGAAAAGACGACGCTTTTGACTGCCGGCAAGCGCGATGATGTCGTCGACCGCATGCTGCGCGATGCCCACACCGACCGACGCCATATGCAAGGAAAACTGGGAAGTCGCAGCGATATAGAGCGGGCCCGGCACCGACGAAACTCCAGAGAAGCGATCAAAAGTGTCATCGTGCGCGACCCGAATCCTCTCAACAGCTATGTCGTTGCTGCCCGTTCCGCGCAGACCGGAAGCAAACCAGGTATCGAGAATCTGCGCCTGCTCGGTGCGGAAGATCACAAACCGGGTTTCTGGCAGGTCAGGCGCGGGACCGGGACGCGGCCTACCGTTTTCTGTCACTACGCAGTTGGCGAGCAGCCACTTGCTGTGCAGGCAGCCGCTCGCGAACGGCCAGCGGCCAGTGACCTCGAAGCCGCCGTCAATAACCTGGGCCTCACCGCGTGGAGTGAATGAGCCTGCGCCCATCAGGTCGGGTCCGTTCGCATAAAGCGAGTCGAAACGGCGGCGCGGGAGCAACGCCAGCAGCATTACCGCCTCAGCCCCGATCATCGCGGTCCAACCGGCGGAGCCGTCGGCTCGGCCGAGCGCTTCGAGAATCTCCAGGCTTGAAGGCAGCTCAATCTCTAATCCGCCGTGGCTGCGCGGAACCAACATTCGGAAGCATCCGGCGGCGACTAGCTCGCGCAGCAGATCGTCAGGCAGTTCGCGGG is a genomic window containing:
- a CDS encoding FAD-dependent monooxygenase; the encoded protein is MARIERILIVGGGIAGLTAATAFHRKGFTTEVVERDKTWPAVGAGIAVQPNGMRILNVLGTGAAVEQAGTVIRGWGFCDQHGELLCETDLQVLWGHVAPFIGIERSKLHQALVARAAVVPHRLGISLTSLSQDSHCVSVGFSDGSTGEYDLVVGADGISSTVRTLAISNASPADLGAMNWRSIAPIRPLGLSALRFVLGDECFFGLCPVGEGRTYGFGYVMQPRFHDPVEGRLERLRDRFAGFGRIVEDYLASLEHDHQIICSAMEWIDVGEWYSGRTVLIGDAAHASSPLMGQGGCMAMEDAYVLAEELRSADTVQDALKNYVLRRKSRVGWVQQQSIATGEALRMPPAMRNAGLRERGEQMMKFRFGRLTPPP
- a CDS encoding acyl-CoA dehydrogenase family protein yields the protein MSIANMDAQKLLATIHDLAPTITARAAEIESARELPDDLLRELVAAGCFRMLVPRSHGGLEIELPSSLEILEALGRADGSAGWTAMIGAEAVMLLALLPRRRFDSLYANGPDLMGAGSFTPRGEAQVIDGGFEVTGRWPFASGCLHSKWLLANCVVTENGRPRPGPAPDLPETRFVIFRTEQAQILDTWFASGLRGTGSNDIAVERIRVAHDDTFDRFSGVSSVPGPLYIAATSQFSLHMASVGVGIAQHAVDDIIALAGSQKRRLFAATALADTPVFQHSLARAEIALRAARALLRSEAEAFWAEASAGRMPTLAEQVRCSATGAWVAASAATVVDVCYKHGGGTALYDSSPLQRHLRDIHTLTQHIGLADGWLTRAGAFLLGKDPGFGIA